From the genome of Burkholderia cepacia ATCC 25416:
ACCGCGTGAACTGGCTGTACATCAACAAGGCCGCGCTCGACAAGGTCGGCGCGAAGGTGCCGACCACCTGGCCTGAATTCTTCGCGGTGGCCGACAAGCTGAAGGCCGCGGGTATCCAGCCGGTCGCGATGGGCGGCCAGCCGTGGCAGGACCTGACGCTGTGGGAAGACGTCGTGCTGTCGCAGGGCCCGGCGTTCTACAAGAAGGCGCTGGTCGACCTCGACCAGGCGACGCTGACGTCGCCGCAGATGCTGTCCGTGTTCGACACGGTGCGCAAGATCCAGGGTTACTTCGATACCGGCCGTAACGGCCGCGACTGGAACCTCGCGACCGCGATGGTCATCAACGGCAAGGCCGGCATGCAGTTCATGGGCGATTGGGCGAAGGGCGAGTTCGAGAACGCCGGCAAGAAGGCGGGCAAGGACTACATCTGCGCGGCGGTGCCGGGCACGGCGAATGCGTATACGTTCAACGTCGACTCGTTCGTGTTCTTCCAGCAGAAGGGCGAGAAGGCCGCGACGCCGGGCCAGCTCGCGCTCGCGAAGACGATCATGACGCCGGACTTCCAGGAGCAGTTCAGCCTGCTGAAGGGTTCGGTGCCCGTGCGCCTCGGCGTGAAGATGGACAAGTTCGACGACTGCGCGAAGAAGTCGTACGCCGACGAGCAGACCGCGATCAAGTCGGGCGGCTTCGTGCCGTCGCTCGCACACGGGATGGCGCAGAGCGATGCGACCG
Proteins encoded in this window:
- a CDS encoding ABC transporter substrate-binding protein, yielding MKVRSIMGALCAAGLMAGAVAAQAAENVTVLHWWTSGGESKAVGVLKDDLQKQGYVWKDFAVAGGAGAAAMTALKTKVISGDAPSAAQIKGPLIQDWADQGVLVNIDSAAGDWKQNLPPEIDKIIKYKGHTVAAPFSVHRVNWLYINKAALDKVGAKVPTTWPEFFAVADKLKAAGIQPVAMGGQPWQDLTLWEDVVLSQGPAFYKKALVDLDQATLTSPQMLSVFDTVRKIQGYFDTGRNGRDWNLATAMVINGKAGMQFMGDWAKGEFENAGKKAGKDYICAAVPGTANAYTFNVDSFVFFQQKGEKAATPGQLALAKTIMTPDFQEQFSLLKGSVPVRLGVKMDKFDDCAKKSYADEQTAIKSGGFVPSLAHGMAQSDATAGAITDVVTKFMNSQQDSKSAVAALAKAAKVK